The following are encoded together in the Qingshengfaniella alkalisoli genome:
- a CDS encoding sarcosine oxidase subunit beta family protein has translation MPAHFPSRYSAVTLLMQAFKGHRDWQPQWPDAEPKAEYDVIIVGAGGHGLGAAYYLAKEHGITNVAVIDKGWLGGGNTGRNTTIIRSNYLYDESARLYDHALDLWDGLSQELNYNVMYSRRGVMMLAHNVHDVQSAQRHIHANRLNGVDNKWITAEEAKRICPPLNIDPAARHPVLGAAYQARAGTARHDAVAWGYARGAAARGVDIIQNCPVTAIRRGADGAVTGVETARGFIGAKKVAVSAAGHTSVLMDSAGVRMPLESYPLQALVSEPVKPCFPCVVMSNTVHAYISQSDKGELVIGSGTDQYTSYSQRGGLPLIEHTVAAICEIFPVFSRMKMLRKWGGIVDVTPDRSAILGKTPVPGLFVNCGWGTGGFKATPGAAHLLAHTVATGEPHDINAPFTLERFTTGRLIDEAAAAAVAH, from the coding sequence ATGCCTGCCCATTTCCCCAGCCGCTATTCGGCGGTCACCCTGCTGATGCAGGCGTTCAAAGGCCACCGCGACTGGCAACCGCAATGGCCCGATGCCGAACCCAAGGCGGAGTACGATGTGATCATCGTGGGCGCGGGCGGTCACGGGCTGGGGGCGGCCTATTACCTTGCCAAAGAGCACGGCATCACCAATGTCGCCGTGATCGACAAAGGCTGGCTGGGCGGTGGCAACACCGGGCGGAACACGACGATCATCCGGTCCAACTATCTCTATGATGAAAGCGCGCGGCTGTATGACCATGCGCTCGATCTGTGGGACGGGCTGAGCCAGGAATTGAACTACAACGTCATGTATTCGCGACGCGGTGTGATGATGCTCGCCCATAACGTCCATGATGTGCAGAGCGCGCAGCGCCACATTCATGCCAATCGGCTGAACGGTGTCGACAACAAGTGGATCACGGCGGAGGAGGCCAAGCGCATCTGTCCGCCGCTGAATATCGACCCTGCCGCGCGTCATCCGGTTCTGGGCGCTGCCTATCAGGCACGGGCGGGCACGGCCCGGCATGACGCGGTCGCATGGGGATATGCGCGCGGGGCTGCGGCGCGTGGCGTGGACATCATCCAGAACTGTCCTGTAACCGCGATCCGGCGCGGTGCGGATGGTGCGGTAACGGGGGTTGAGACCGCGAGAGGCTTCATCGGTGCGAAGAAGGTCGCGGTATCGGCGGCGGGGCATACCTCCGTGCTGATGGACAGTGCGGGTGTGCGGATGCCGCTGGAATCCTACCCGCTTCAGGCATTGGTCAGCGAGCCGGTGAAACCCTGCTTTCCCTGCGTGGTCATGTCAAACACGGTGCATGCCTATATCAGCCAGTCGGACAAGGGCGAGTTGGTAATCGGATCGGGCACGGACCAGTACACATCCTATTCCCAGCGCGGTGGGCTGCCCTTGATCGAACACACGGTCGCGGCGATCTGCGAGATATTCCCCGTGTTCTCGCGTATGAAGATGTTGCGCAAATGGGGCGGAATCGTGGATGTAACGCCCGACCGTTCTGCCATTCTGGGCAAGACACCCGTGCCGGGGTTGTTCGTGAATTGCGGCTGGGGCACAGGCGGCTTCAAGGCCACGCCGGGTGCCGCGCATC
- a CDS encoding NADH:flavin oxidoreductase has translation MSNDALLQPYQLNHLTLKNRIMTTSHEPAYPEDGLPKDRYRAYHEVRAKAGVALTMTAGSAVVSKDSPPSFSNVLAYKDEVVPWMRRLSDACHEHGCAVMIQLTHLGRRTRWDYGDWLPSLSAGPDRETAHKAFPKVMEDWDIDRVIADYIDAADRMKEAGLDGIELNAYGHLIDQFWSMRTNRMEAPFGGDLEARQTFSDMLLDRMRERVGPDFIIGIRFTADETVAGGLTEKEGLAIARRLKARGQVDFLNVIRGRLDTDPALTDVIPVQGMKSAPHLDFAGRIKAEIGLPTFHAARIPDVATARHAISAGLLDMVGMTRAHMADPFIVRRIMEKREDDIRPCVGANHCLDRIYQGHDALCIHNAATGRELFMPHEIEPASSRKKIVVVGAGPAGLEAARVAAERGHGVTVFEAQNDPGGQILLQSRTPRRREMISIIDWRMAQCAARDVEFRFNSYAEAADVLAENPDVVIVATGGMPNVDILEHGADLVASSWDLIAGDVKPAQNVLVFDATGDHAALQAVEVAANAGSHVELMTPDRILSSEVMGMTLVPAMRALQDKNVTFTVTYRLMGVERDGNALKAIIGTDYSDHREERSFDQIVVNYGTLPLDEIYFDLKPYSTNHGAVDHDALLAGQPQPAGAYDGQFQLYRIGDAVSARSTHAAIYDALRLVKDI, from the coding sequence ATGTCGAACGATGCCCTTCTTCAGCCCTATCAGCTGAACCACCTGACGCTGAAGAACCGGATCATGACGACCAGTCACGAACCGGCTTACCCCGAGGACGGCCTGCCCAAGGATCGCTACCGCGCTTATCACGAGGTTCGCGCCAAGGCGGGCGTCGCTTTGACCATGACCGCCGGGTCCGCCGTCGTGTCGAAAGACAGCCCCCCCAGTTTTTCCAATGTCCTTGCCTATAAGGATGAGGTTGTGCCGTGGATGAGGCGGCTGTCCGATGCCTGTCACGAGCACGGCTGCGCAGTGATGATTCAGCTGACGCATCTGGGGCGGCGCACGCGGTGGGACTACGGCGACTGGCTACCATCGCTATCTGCGGGCCCGGATCGCGAAACCGCGCATAAGGCCTTTCCAAAGGTGATGGAGGACTGGGACATAGACCGCGTGATCGCCGATTACATTGATGCGGCGGATCGCATGAAAGAAGCCGGTCTCGATGGGATAGAATTAAACGCCTATGGCCATCTGATCGATCAGTTCTGGTCAATGCGCACCAACCGGATGGAAGCCCCCTTCGGCGGTGATCTGGAGGCCCGGCAGACCTTTTCCGACATGCTGCTCGATCGCATGCGCGAACGCGTCGGACCGGACTTCATCATCGGCATCCGCTTCACCGCAGATGAAACCGTCGCAGGCGGCCTTACCGAGAAAGAAGGCCTAGCCATAGCGCGGCGTCTGAAGGCGCGCGGCCAGGTGGATTTTCTTAACGTCATCCGTGGCCGGCTGGACACGGACCCGGCCCTGACCGACGTGATCCCGGTGCAGGGCATGAAATCCGCGCCGCATCTGGATTTCGCGGGCCGGATCAAGGCGGAAATTGGACTCCCCACGTTCCATGCTGCGCGCATACCGGATGTGGCAACGGCGCGACACGCGATCTCTGCCGGTCTGCTGGACATGGTCGGTATGACCCGCGCACATATGGCCGACCCGTTCATCGTCCGGCGGATCATGGAAAAGCGCGAAGATGACATTCGGCCCTGCGTCGGCGCCAATCACTGTCTCGACCGCATCTATCAAGGGCATGACGCGCTGTGTATCCACAATGCCGCGACGGGACGTGAATTGTTCATGCCCCATGAAATCGAGCCCGCCTCGTCGCGCAAGAAGATCGTCGTTGTCGGCGCTGGTCCGGCGGGGCTGGAGGCCGCGCGGGTGGCGGCGGAACGCGGCCACGGCGTAACCGTCTTCGAGGCACAGAATGATCCGGGCGGCCAGATTCTGTTGCAGTCCCGGACCCCCCGCAGGCGCGAGATGATTTCCATCATTGACTGGCGTATGGCGCAATGTGCCGCGCGGGACGTCGAATTTCGCTTCAACAGCTACGCCGAGGCTGCTGATGTTCTGGCCGAGAACCCTGACGTGGTGATCGTCGCGACGGGCGGTATGCCGAATGTGGACATTCTTGAACACGGTGCCGATCTGGTTGCGTCCAGCTGGGACCTGATTGCCGGGGATGTGAAGCCCGCGCAGAACGTGCTGGTCTTCGACGCAACCGGCGATCACGCGGCGCTTCAGGCCGTTGAAGTCGCGGCCAATGCAGGCAGTCATGTGGAGTTGATGACGCCCGACCGCATCCTGTCGTCCGAGGTGATGGGCATGACCCTCGTGCCCGCGATGCGTGCGTTGCAGGACAAGAATGTCACCTTCACCGTGACCTACCGGCTGATGGGAGTGGAGCGGGATGGAAACGCGCTGAAGGCAATCATCGGAACGGACTATTCCGATCACCGCGAGGAGCGCAGTTTCGATCAGATCGTGGTAAATTACGGCACGCTGCCGCTAGATGAAATCTACTTCGATCTGAAACCGTATTCGACCAATCACGGGGCGGTCGATCACGATGCCTTGCTCGCCGGCCAGCCGCAGCCTGCTGGTGCATATGACGGCCAGTTTCAGCTTTATCGCATCGGCGATGCCGTTTCCGCACGATCGACCCACGCCGCGATTTACGACGCGCTTAGGTTGGTGAAGGATATTTAG
- a CDS encoding 2Fe-2S iron-sulfur cluster-binding protein: MPLPNENTPPWTDDEHIECVMIIPEAPDVRTFIFRAPSGRWFRYRPGQFLTLELPVSTATIWRTFTISTSPSQSLSISVTVKKNPESVGVAWMFDHLRPGVRLKASGPAGLFTLPPRPDGKYLFISAGSGVTPMMSMTAFLFDRGEQPDITFINCARTPRDIIFRSRLEHIASRLPDLKLHFVVEHTNPYEVWSGYRGRLNQIMLGLMAPDYLDRTVYCCGPEPFMEGVRESLIALGFDMGNYHQESFAAPVETAEEVPELADVIVDDTPAEVVFTKSDATVTCRESDTILAVARSSGHNIPSGCTFGLCGTCKIRKRSGEVHMVHNGGITEDEEAEGFILACCSHPIGRVEIEV; this comes from the coding sequence ATTCCACTGCCCAACGAAAACACGCCCCCATGGACAGATGATGAACACATCGAATGCGTGATGATCATCCCCGAAGCGCCGGATGTGCGGACTTTCATCTTCCGTGCGCCTTCGGGCCGTTGGTTCCGCTACCGTCCCGGCCAGTTCCTGACGCTGGAACTGCCCGTATCCACGGCGACGATCTGGCGGACCTTCACGATATCGACCAGCCCCTCGCAATCACTCTCCATATCAGTGACGGTCAAGAAAAACCCGGAATCTGTCGGCGTGGCGTGGATGTTCGATCATCTGCGACCCGGCGTCCGGCTGAAAGCATCGGGGCCTGCCGGGCTGTTCACGCTGCCGCCCCGGCCTGACGGGAAATACCTGTTCATCTCGGCAGGGTCGGGCGTTACGCCGATGATGTCGATGACGGCCTTCCTGTTCGACCGTGGCGAGCAGCCCGACATCACCTTCATCAACTGCGCACGCACCCCCCGCGACATAATCTTCCGGTCCCGTCTGGAACATATCGCCAGCCGCCTGCCGGATCTGAAACTGCATTTCGTCGTGGAGCACACCAACCCCTACGAGGTCTGGTCCGGCTATCGGGGTCGACTGAACCAGATCATGCTGGGGCTGATGGCCCCTGATTACCTGGATCGCACGGTTTACTGCTGCGGGCCGGAGCCGTTCATGGAAGGTGTTCGCGAAAGCCTGATCGCGCTTGGCTTCGATATGGGCAACTACCATCAGGAAAGCTTCGCCGCCCCTGTGGAGACAGCCGAAGAAGTCCCCGAACTTGCCGATGTGATTGTCGACGACACGCCTGCCGAGGTCGTATTTACAAAATCCGATGCCACCGTAACCTGCCGGGAATCCGATACCATCCTCGCCGTGGCGCGGTCGTCAGGACACAACATTCCGTCGGGTTGCACCTTCGGGCTGTGCGGAACCTGCAAGATCAGGAAACGCTCAGGCGAGGTTCATATGGTCCATAATGGCGGCATCACCGAGGATGAAGAAGCCGAAGGGTTCATCCTCGCCTGTTGTTCTCATCCCATCGGGCGCGTGGAAATCGAGGTGTAG
- a CDS encoding aromatic ring-hydroxylating oxygenase subunit alpha, whose protein sequence is MATDSDVLAALMSRRPGFSLPQPFYTDAGFYDCDLRNIWYKDWLLTIAAPEVPKTGSFVTLQIGNAPVLIVRGADGAIRAFHNSCRHRGSRICAAERGRNAKLTCPYHQWTYDLDGSLVYAREMHEDIDPADFGLKPIHCETAAGIVFICLAKDAPDFAPVKAMAEKYASPHDITNLKVAATRSIVENGNWKLVMENNRECYHCAGSHPLLCRTFPDDPNLIGSFEGTSVTVGEDHVRRCEAAGMPSRFYMEPNGQWRFVRIPFIGDACSYTEDGTPAVTKRVGQVPFDNAGSLLFFHYPNTWNHMLSDSVTLFRMTPISPTATQVYTTWLVHADAEEGVDYDVDRLTRVWIQTNLEDQAVVEENQRGILSPAYEPGPYSSLQETGVIQFIDWYAATLQQRLTGRSNTMAAE, encoded by the coding sequence ATGGCGACCGATTCAGATGTCCTCGCTGCCCTGATGTCCCGAAGGCCGGGATTTTCCCTGCCCCAGCCCTTCTATACGGATGCGGGGTTCTATGACTGCGACCTGCGCAACATATGGTACAAGGATTGGCTGCTGACCATCGCCGCGCCCGAGGTCCCAAAGACGGGCAGCTTCGTGACGCTTCAGATCGGTAACGCACCGGTTCTGATCGTGCGCGGGGCAGACGGCGCAATCCGCGCGTTTCACAACAGTTGCCGTCATCGTGGCAGCCGCATCTGTGCCGCTGAACGGGGCCGCAATGCCAAGCTGACCTGCCCCTATCATCAGTGGACTTACGATCTGGATGGCAGCCTCGTCTACGCCCGCGAGATGCACGAAGACATCGACCCGGCCGATTTCGGGCTGAAACCGATACATTGCGAAACAGCCGCCGGGATCGTGTTCATCTGCCTGGCGAAAGACGCACCCGATTTCGCGCCCGTCAAAGCGATGGCCGAGAAATACGCATCTCCACACGACATCACCAATCTCAAGGTCGCCGCAACACGCAGCATCGTGGAAAACGGCAACTGGAAGCTGGTGATGGAAAACAACCGCGAATGCTATCACTGTGCCGGATCGCACCCGTTGCTGTGCCGGACATTCCCGGATGATCCGAACCTGATCGGCAGTTTCGAGGGCACCTCCGTCACCGTCGGTGAAGACCATGTGCGGCGCTGCGAGGCAGCTGGCATGCCCTCCCGCTTCTACATGGAGCCGAACGGGCAGTGGCGCTTCGTGCGCATCCCGTTCATCGGTGACGCCTGTTCCTATACCGAGGACGGAACACCCGCGGTCACCAAGCGCGTCGGGCAGGTGCCTTTCGACAACGCCGGATCGCTGCTGTTTTTCCACTACCCCAACACTTGGAATCACATGTTGTCGGACAGTGTGACACTGTTTCGGATGACGCCTATCAGCCCGACCGCAACGCAGGTTTACACCACATGGCTTGTGCATGCTGATGCTGAGGAGGGTGTCGATTACGACGTGGACCGCCTGACCAGGGTCTGGATACAGACCAACCTTGAGGATCAGGCCGTCGTCGAGGAAAATCAGCGTGGCATCCTGTCACCTGCTTATGAACCCGGCCCGTATTCGTCGTTGCAGGAAACCGGCGTGATCCAGTTCATCGACTGGTATGCGGCCACGCTCCAACAGCGACTGACCGGACGATCCAACACCATGGCCGCGGAGTGA
- a CDS encoding GlxA family transcriptional regulator, translating to MTPAPRLRIGFILAPNFTLSAFANFVDVLRLAADEGDRSRPIHCRWTVLSHTGRAIRSSCGVSVTPDTDHANPGDFDYVVVVGGLIDDKARLAKSEIAFLKECAKAGIPLVGICTGAFILYRAGLMQDRKCCVSWFHHNDFMDQFEGLQPISDRIFVVDRDRLTSSGGASAAHLAAFLVDRHLGRSAARKSLNIMIVDGRAEGDAPQPGPPMIFETRDPLLRRALAMMQDNLGAPLSIEAIARRLDVSRRSLERRFKAQIGVTPAQASVEIRLTHATYMLDHSDASVAKIADATGFCDASHLTSVFHDARGITPAKWRRGDRRET from the coding sequence ATGACGCCCGCCCCTCGCCTACGCATCGGGTTCATTCTGGCGCCGAACTTCACGTTGTCCGCCTTCGCCAATTTCGTAGACGTTCTACGCCTGGCCGCCGATGAAGGCGACCGGTCGCGACCGATCCATTGCCGCTGGACGGTGCTGTCGCATACGGGGCGGGCCATCCGGTCTAGCTGCGGTGTTTCAGTGACACCCGACACCGACCACGCCAATCCGGGTGACTTTGACTATGTCGTCGTCGTGGGCGGTTTGATCGATGACAAGGCCCGACTCGCCAAATCCGAGATTGCGTTTCTGAAGGAATGCGCCAAGGCGGGTATCCCGCTGGTCGGCATCTGCACCGGGGCGTTTATCCTGTATCGCGCGGGTCTGATGCAGGATCGGAAATGCTGTGTCAGCTGGTTTCACCACAATGATTTCATGGATCAGTTCGAAGGCCTGCAACCCATTTCCGACCGTATTTTTGTGGTGGATCGCGACCGTCTGACGTCCTCCGGCGGGGCAAGTGCGGCGCATTTGGCGGCTTTTCTTGTCGACCGGCATCTCGGGCGCTCTGCCGCGCGCAAAAGCCTGAACATCATGATCGTGGACGGGCGTGCCGAAGGGGATGCCCCGCAGCCCGGACCGCCCATGATCTTCGAGACCCGCGACCCGCTGCTGCGTCGTGCACTCGCCATGATGCAAGACAATCTCGGCGCGCCGCTGTCGATCGAGGCAATTGCCAGAAGGCTGGACGTGTCACGAAGATCGTTGGAGCGCCGCTTCAAGGCCCAGATCGGTGTCACGCCAGCACAGGCCAGCGTCGAGATCAGGCTGACTCATGCCACCTATATGCTGGACCATTCGGACGCGTCAGTCGCGAAAATCGCGGATGCAACCGGGTTTTGCGATGCGTCGCATCTGACCTCGGTGTTCCATGATGCGCGCGGTATCACCCCTGCAAAATGGCGGCGCGGCGACAGGCGTGAAACATAG